The sequence below is a genomic window from Ornithobacterium rhinotracheale.
GCAAATAAGAATAACCGAGAACAAGAGCGCGGTTAGAAGAAATCGTTAAGGGCGTATGGCGGATGCCTAGGCTTTGAGAGGCGAAGAAGGACGTGGTAAGCTGCGAAAAGCTGCGGGGATTGGCACACACGAGTTGATCCGCAGATATCCGAATGGGGCAACCCGGCAGGTTGAAGACCTGTCACTCCTGTGAAGGAGGGCGAACGCAGGGAACTGAAACATCTAAGTACCTGTAGGAAAAGAAATCAAACGAGATTCCCAAAGTAGTGGCGAGCGAAATGGGATTAGCCGAGATTATACGAATAGTGGAATCATTTGGAAAGATGAACCGAAGGAAGTGAAAGTCTTGTACACGAAATGAGTATAATACGTATTAAGTAGGGCGGGACACGAGAAATCCTGTTTGAAGAAAGGGGGACCATCCTCTAAGGCTAAATACTCCTCAAAGACCGATAGTGAACAAGTACTGTGAAGGAAAGGTGAAAAGCACTTTGAATAAAAGGGTGAAAGAGAACCTGAAACCGTACGCCTACAAGCGGTCGGAGCAGCGTTATAGCTGTGACGGCGTGCCTTTTGCATAATGAGCCTACGAGTTACTGTTACCGGCGAGGATAAGGTGTTAAGCACTGGATCCGGAGCGAGAGCGAGTCTGAATAGGGCGCAAAGTCGGTAGGAGTAGACGCGAAACCTTGTGATCTACCCATGGGCAGGTTGAAGCTGTGGTAACACATAGTGGAGGACCGAACCGGTTGACGTTGAAAAGTCTTCGGATGACCTGTGGGTAGGGGTGAAAGGCCAATCAAACTGGGAAATAGCTCGTACTCCCCGAAATGCATTTAGGTGCAGCGTTTAAATAGTTTATTAGAGGTAGAGCTACTGATAGGATGCGGGGGATTCACCTCCTACCAATTCCTGACAAACTCCGAATGCTAATAAATGGTTTTAAGCAGTGAGGGCATGGGTGCTAAGGTCCATGTCCGAGAGGGAAAGAACCCAGAATAACAGCTAAGGTCCCTAAATATATGTTAAGTTGAAAAAACGCGGTTGGATTGCACAGACAGCTAGGATGTTGGCTTGGAAGCAGCCATTCATTTAAAGAGTGCGTAACAGCTCACTAGTCGAGCGATCCGGCATGGATAATGATCGGGCATAAACATATTACCGAAGCTATATCATCGAGAGATGGGTAGGGGAGCATTCTATATTGGGTAGAAGCTAGACTGTAAGGTATAGTGGACTATATAGAAAAGAAAATGTAGGCATAAGTAACGATAAAATCAGTGAGAAACTGATTCGCCGTAAGACTAAGGTTTCCTCAGCTATGCTAATCAGCTGAGGGTTAGTCGGGACCTAACACGAACCCGAAGGGGGTAGTGGATGGCAAACAGGTTAATATTCCTGTACCTGCTCACAAAGAAAGTGACGGGGTTAATTATTGAGTGCGTACTGACGGAATAGTACGTTGAAGTCGCAAGACGATAGTACACAAAGGCTACGGCTGGCGTGATAATCTCAAGGTTTAACCTCCAAGAAATAGCGAGTGAAGCAGCCCGTACCGTAAACCGACACAGGTAGTCGAGGAGAGTATCCTAAGGCGCTCGAGTGAATCATGGCTAAGGAACTAGGCAAAATAGACCTGTAACTTCGGGAGAAAGGTCGCCAGCAGTGATGCTGGCCGCAGTGAAGAGGTCCAGGCGACTGTTTATCAAAAACACAGGACTCTGCAAAATCGAGAGATGATGTATAGGGTCTGACACCTGCCCGGTGCCGGAAGGTTAAGGGAGGATGTTAGCGTAAGCGAAGCATTTGACTGAAGCCCCGGTAAACGGCGGCCGTAACTATAACGGTCCTAAGGTAGCGAAATTCCTTGTCGGGTAAGTTCCGACCTGCACGAATGGTGCAACGATCTGGACACTGTCTCAGCCATGAGCTCGGTGAAATTGTAGTATCGGTGAAGATGCCGGTTAATCGCAATGGGACGAAAAGACCCTGTGAACCTTTACTATAGCTTCGTATTGACTTCGGGTAAACAATGTGTAGGATAGGTGGGAGACTATGAGGCTGCTTCGCTAGGAGTAGATTAGTCGCCGTTGAAATACCACCCTTTGTTTACTTGGAGCCTAACTCCCCTAAAGGGGAGGACATTGCGTGGTGGGTAGTTTGACTGGGGTGGTCGCCTCCAAAAGAGTAACGGAGGCTTTCAAAGGTACCCTCAGCACGCTTGGTAACCGTGCGTAGAGTGTAATGGCATAAGGGTGCTTGACTGTGAGACCAACAAGTCGATCAGGTGCGAAAGCAGGACATAGTGATCCGGTGGTTCCGAATGGAAGGGCCATCGCTCATAGGATAAAAGGTACTCCGGGGATAACAGGCTAGTCTCCCCCAAGAGCTCACATCGACGGGGAGGTTCGGCACCTCGATGTCGGCTCGTCACATCCTGGGGCTGGAGAAGGTCCCAAGGGTTGGGCTGTTCGCCCATTAAAGTGGCACGCGAGCTGGGTTCAGAACGTCGTGAGACAGTTCGGTCTCTATCTATTGCGATCGTTAGAAGTTTGAGTGGGCTTGACTCTAGTACGAGAGGACCGAGTTGAACGAACCGCTAGTGTATCTGTTGTCTCGCCAGGGGCACCGCAGAGTAGCTATGTTCGGTTAAGATAAGCACTGAAAGCATATAAGTGCGAAACTTGCCACAAGATGAGACTTCTTTTAAGGGCCGTGGGAGATGACCACGTAGATAGGCTACAGATGTACAGGCAGTAATGTCTTAGTCGAGTAGTACTAATTACCCGTAGATTTAACTAACTGCGCAGTTTAGAGGTTATTGTTATTTGCTTTGTTTATTTTTTTGTAGAGAAGCTTCAGTATAAGTCAAAAGATTTTTGGGTGATTATAGCGTCAGGGCTCACCTCTTCCCATTCCGAACAGAGAAGTTAAGCCTGACAGCGCCGATGGTACTGCGATAGCGGGAGAGTAGGTCGTCGCCACTTTTATTAGTAAAGCCACTGCACTAATGCAGTGGCTTTTTTATTTTTGCCCCCACGCCCCTCAGATTATGCATATTTTATCAGGCGGAGATTTCTCTATATCAAAATAGAAGATAAAAGATTTAATGGTGTTTTTTTGCTATTTTAATTTTAATTTATAAATTTGCTCTATGATTAATGCAAATACTATTTTTTGGTGGTGGTACAGTTCTGGTTCCTCAGTGCTGTAGTGTTGCTATGTTTTGTTTTTAGTCAAATTACGGAGGCTCTGATGGATTAATTAAAAAATATCTATCAGAGCTTTTTGTTTTAATTTTATTTTAGATACGATGAAATTTTTAACTAAAAAGTATGAATACCTTGCGGATTTAAATACGCCTGTGGGGATTTATTTGAGATTGAGAGATGTTTTTAGAGAAACTATTTTGCTTGAGAGTGCGGATTATAGCAGTGGCAATAATAGTAAATCAATTATAGCAATTAACCCGATTGCAGGGATTGAGCTTAGGGCAGATAGAAAGATAGAGGTTAAATTCCCTGATTCTGAAATCGAGATGTTTGATTTAGATAAGCCTATTTCTTCGGTTTTAAATGATTTTAAAAATAGTTTGAAGCCTGAGAATTTGTCCAAGGATTTTGACTATGCACAGGGCCTGTATGGCTATATGGCGTATGATGCTGTGCAGTATTTTGAGAATTTAGAGTTTAGGCATACCCCGTCGATTCCATTGTTTCGTTATCGTTTTTATCAGTATGTAATTGTTTTGGATCATCATAAACAAGAACTTTGTTTATACGAAAATAAAGTGGAGGGAGTTTCTTCTCGTTTGCGTGAAATCCAATCTTTGATTCAGAATCGTGATGTTCCGATTTTTCCGTTTAGAAAAGTAGGAAATGAAACTTCTAATCAAACGGATGAAAATTATTTAGATTTAGTAAATAAAGGCATTCAACATTGTTTAAGAGGGGATGTTTTTCAAATTGTATTGAGCCGAAGATTTTCTCAGTCATACGAGGGAGATGAGTTTCAAGTGTATCGTGCTTTGCGTAGCATTAATCCATCGCCGTACTTATATTATTTTGATTATACTGATTATAAAATTTTTGGTTCAAGTCCAGAAAGTCAAATTATGCTTCAAGATGGTGAGGCAAAAATTCATCCTATTGCAGGCACATTTAAACGCACGGGAGACGATGCCAAAGATGCCGAGTTATCCAAAAATTTATTAAGCGATGAAAAGGAAAATGCAGAGCACACGATGCTTGTAGACTTAGCCAGAAACGATTTAAGCAAGTTTTGCAAAAATGTGCGTGTGACGAAGTATAAAGAAATTCAGTGGTTTTCGCATGTGATACATATGGTGAGTGAAGTGAAGGGAGATTTTACAAAATCTGAAAATCCGTTTGATTTAATTGCTGCAACCTTTCCGCAGGGGACCCTAAGCGGATCGCCTAAGCACAGAGCACTTGAAATTATAGACCAATTAGAACCCACTTCTAGAGAATATTATGGTGGGTGTATCGGTTTTGTAGGGCTAAATGGAAGCCTCAATAAGGCCATCACCATTCGTTCCTTTTTAGCCAAAGAAAATAAATTGCATTACCAAGCAGGGGCGGGAGTTGTAGAAAAATCAATTCCTGAAAATGAACGAAAAGAAGTGCTAAATAAATTGGGGGCTTTGACCAAAGCGATAGACAAAGCTGAAAAACTTTAATAATACTACCATGAAAATATTGTTATTTGATAATTACGATTCTTTTACCTACAATTTGGTACATTACCTAGAAGATATAATTTCGGAGAATGATACCATAGAGGTGCAAAAAAATGACCAAATAAGCCTTGAGGAAATTAATAATTATGATTTACTAGTACTCTCTCCAGGACCAGGGGTTCCATCTGAGGCGGGAATTTTAATCGATGTGATTAAAGAATATGCTGGTAAAAAACCGATTTTAGGTGTTTGTTTGGGTA
It includes:
- a CDS encoding anthranilate synthase component I family protein — translated: MKFLTKKYEYLADLNTPVGIYLRLRDVFRETILLESADYSSGNNSKSIIAINPIAGIELRADRKIEVKFPDSEIEMFDLDKPISSVLNDFKNSLKPENLSKDFDYAQGLYGYMAYDAVQYFENLEFRHTPSIPLFRYRFYQYVIVLDHHKQELCLYENKVEGVSSRLREIQSLIQNRDVPIFPFRKVGNETSNQTDENYLDLVNKGIQHCLRGDVFQIVLSRRFSQSYEGDEFQVYRALRSINPSPYLYYFDYTDYKIFGSSPESQIMLQDGEAKIHPIAGTFKRTGDDAKDAELSKNLLSDEKENAEHTMLVDLARNDLSKFCKNVRVTKYKEIQWFSHVIHMVSEVKGDFTKSENPFDLIAATFPQGTLSGSPKHRALEIIDQLEPTSREYYGGCIGFVGLNGSLNKAITIRSFLAKENKLHYQAGAGVVEKSIPENERKEVLNKLGALTKAIDKAEKL